A region from the Chelonoidis abingdonii isolate Lonesome George chromosome 10, CheloAbing_2.0, whole genome shotgun sequence genome encodes:
- the DAPL1 gene encoding death-associated protein-like 1 isoform X2: MAKEASTPPSPLKGGRPPAVKSGGRRVSKKQENGAVEKNSKNLGKEKTRSATNFLQQHRWLIKSHDQPCRRVYGPKEFTLSNNLGNVKI; this comes from the exons ATGGCGAAGGAAGCGTCAACTCCGCCGTCCCCCCTGAAAGGCGGGCGCCCTCCGGCAG TCAAATCTGGAGGTAGGAGAGTTTCcaaaaagcaagaaaatggaGCTGTTGAGAAAAATTCCAAGaaccttggaaaagagaagacaag aTCAGCCACAAatttcctgcagcagcacagatggcTCATCAAAAGCCACGACCAGCCCTGCAGAAGAGTATATGGCCCAAAAGAATTTACATTATCCAACAACCTCGGAAATGTTAAGATATAA
- the DAPL1 gene encoding death-associated protein-like 1 isoform X1 — translation MAKEASTPPSPLKGGRPPAVKSGGRRVSKKQENGAVEKNSKNLGKEKTSSIVSVTKMQNMGVLLADTLEKISHKFPAAAQMAHQKPRPALQKSIWPKRIYIIQQPRKC, via the exons ATGGCGAAGGAAGCGTCAACTCCGCCGTCCCCCCTGAAAGGCGGGCGCCCTCCGGCAG TCAAATCTGGAGGTAGGAGAGTTTCcaaaaagcaagaaaatggaGCTGTTGAGAAAAATTCCAAGaaccttggaaaagagaagacaag CTCAATTGTTAGTGttacaaaaatgcaaaatatggGTGTCTTACTAGCTGATACACTGGAGAAA aTCAGCCACAAatttcctgcagcagcacagatggcTCATCAAAAGCCACGACCAGCCCTGCAGAAGAGTATATGGCCCAAAAGAATTTACATTATCCAACAACCTCGGAAATGTTAA